CCAGACGGCGGCGAAGATATTGTTGTTCCACCTTGTTCGTTGCTAATTCCAGGGACTTGCTGTAGGCGGAGGCAGACTCTTTCTTGCGTCCTATTCTGCGCAGGATGTCGGCTCGGGCGGCGTGGTAGAGGTAATAGCGGTCTAGCTGGCCGGAAGCCCCGATCTGCTCGATGTGCTTCAGACCCTCTGCCAGGCCGGAGCTCATGGCGATTGCTACTGCGTGATTGAGCGCGATTACGGGTGAGGCGTTGAGCTCCAGCAATTTTTCGTAGAGAGCGGCGATCTGCTGCCAGTCGGTCTCGGATGCGGTTTTGGCTTCGCCGTGCAGGGCTGCGATTGCGGCCTGGATCTGATACGGACCAGGCGGTCCTCGTCTCACTGCTTGTTCAATAAGCGCGAGTCCTTCGGAAATCTTGGTCTGGTCCCAGAGCGTGCGATCTTGTTCCTCGAGCGTTATCAACTCGCCGTTATGAATGCGGGCGGCGCGGCGTGAATCGTGCAGCAGCATGAGGGCTAGCAGGGCTACGTTTTCTGATTCATGGGGCATCAAGTCGCGCAGTACGCGGCCTAAACGGATGGCCTCGGCGCAGAGATCGGTGCGTACGAGTTGATCGCCGGCGGTGGCGACGTAGCCTTCGTTGAAGATTAAGTAGACAACGGTTTGTACTGACGCGAGGCGTTCAGGCAGGCGCTCCGGAGGCGGAACTTCGTAGGGAATGTGGGCTTCCTGGATCTTGCGTTTGGCGCGCACGAGGCGCTGCGCGAGTGTCGGTTCGGGAAGGAGAAAGGCTTTGGCGATTTCAGGAGTGCTGAGGCCGCCGAGCGTTCTGAGCGTGAGGGCAACCTGTCCTTCCTGATTAAGCGCAGGGTGGCAGCAGGTAAAGATCAGGCGCAGCCGGTCGTCGGGTAAATGCATGGCGGTCTCGAGTTCTGGTTCGGTGGCAGGGCGGAATGCTTCAATTTCATAGCGGACAGAATCCTCCTTTTCCCGCTGAGTTCGTTCCCGCCGTCCCTGGTCGATCAGCTTGCGCTGGGCAGTGGTCATGAGCCAGGCGGCTGGATTCGTGGGAATTCCGGTTTTCGGCCACGTCGCCAGTGCGGAGGTGAAGGCTTCCTGCAGTGCGTCTTCGGCGCGGTCGAACGATCCGGCGAGGCGGATCAATGTGGCGATAATTCGGCCCGACTCCTCGCGGAAGACGGACTCGGCAGCCGCCTGGGAATTCCTTGTCAATGGTGCGCAGCCTGCACCATCAGGTGCGCAGGCTGCTCCAGCAGCGGACGAATCTCGATGCATCCTTCGGCTCCTCCGCATCCAGTCGGGATCTTCTTGGCCCATTCGATAGCTTCGTCCAGGTCCTTGCAGTTGAGGATGTAGTAGCCGGCGAGCTGCTCTTTGGTTTCCGCGAATGGGCCATCTAGAACGATCGATTTGCCGTTTTGCGGCCGGATCGTCGTGGCAGTAGTTGCTGGCCGGAGTGGCTCGGCTCCTTCAAGGATGCCCTTTGCCGTAGCCTCCGCCATTACCCGGCGGTGGCCCTCCGCGATCTGCTGCATGGATTCCGGATAGGCCGGAGCCTGCTCCCTGGAATAAACGAGCAACATGTAGCGCATTCAAAACCCCTCCCTGCTTATACCCTCACTAAAGGCGACGTTCGAGACGCACAATATCGACAGTATCAGCTGCGGTAGCGGGTGGTGAATTTTTGGGTTGTGTTTGGTGTTGCTCTTGCATTTTGCAGCAGTCACGAGCCGCATGCAAAGCAACCGCAACGGCAAAAGCAACACCAAGATCAACCCCAACCCAAACCCCAACACCAAGGCCGAAGGCACCACCCGCTACTGCAGGTGGTTCCGCTCTGGCAGGTTTCGACGGTGACGGGTCACTCT
The window above is part of the Acidobacteriota bacterium genome. Proteins encoded here:
- a CDS encoding RNA polymerase subunit sigma-24; its protein translation is MHRDSSAAGAACAPDGAGCAPLTRNSQAAAESVFREESGRIIATLIRLAGSFDRAEDALQEAFTSALATWPKTGIPTNPAAWLMTTAQRKLIDQGRRERTQREKEDSVRYEIEAFRPATEPELETAMHLPDDRLRLIFTCCHPALNQEGQVALTLRTLGGLSTPEIAKAFLLPEPTLAQRLVRAKRKIQEAHIPYEVPPPERLPERLASVQTVVYLIFNEGYVATAGDQLVRTDLCAEAIRLGRVLRDLMPHESENVALLALMLLHDSRRAARIHNGELITLEEQDRTLWDQTKISEGLALIEQAVRRGPPGPYQIQAAIAALHGEAKTASETDWQQIAALYEKLLELNASPVIALNHAVAIAMSSGLAEGLKHIEQIGASGQLDRYYLYHAARADILRRIGRKKESASAYSKSLELATNKVEQQYLRRRLAEVQNRPQ